CGGACAGCGAACATGAAGCGCATCGGGCTTGCTGCATTGATACTTGCCGCTTTGTTACCACCTTTTGTTCTGAACCAGTACTGGCTTCATGTGGCCATAATAAGCCTGTTTTATGTGATGCTGGCCTCATCCTGGAACCTCATAGCCGGATACACGGGGCAGGTGTCCTTCGCACATGCCGCCTTTGCGGGAGTGGGGGCCTATGGATCAGGAATGCTTGCGCTCTACTGGGGGGTTCATCCTGCCCTGGGGATTCTCGCAGGTACCTTGCTGGCCGGCCTTCTGGGGGCTGCTCTGGGAGGGCTCTGCATTCGCATGGGGGGAATCTACCTTTCCCTCACCACCTTGGGCTTTTCCGAAATCCTTCGAATAGTCATAACCAATGAAGAGCAATGGACCAGAGGTACCATGGGGTTGCAGGTGCCTGGTTTTTTCACCCATTACTCCAAGACCAGCTACTACTTCCTTTTTCTAATAGCGACCCTGCTGATTCTGGTTTTAATAAGGAGGATCCTGGCCTCTGACATGGGCCTGGCCTTCAGGGCTGTTCTCAACGACGAGCTGGCAGCGGCCACATCGGGCATAAACACCGTGAGAGTAAG
The nucleotide sequence above comes from bacterium. Encoded proteins:
- a CDS encoding branched-chain amino acid ABC transporter permease, with protein sequence MKRIGLAALILAALLPPFVLNQYWLHVAIISLFYVMLASSWNLIAGYTGQVSFAHAAFAGVGAYGSGMLALYWGVHPALGILAGTLLAGLLGAALGGLCIRMGGIYLSLTTLGFSEILRIVITNEEQWTRGTMGLQVPGFFTHYSKTSYYFLFLIATLLILVLIRRILASDMGLAFRAVLNDELAAATSGINTVRVRLLAFTFSSAMAGLAGGLYAHYLMLITPDIPSLGQMFLVLAMAVIGGMGSFAGPVVGAFALEVLSEYIRIYGEYHLLLFGLVALIIARFAPEGIAGLATRIGGRR